ATTCAATTATCCCAAAGACCAGTAAGAGTAGGATAGGCAGGACAAAAGCTAATTCAACTAGTGCCTGCCCGTCATCTTTTCTTAAAGTTCTTGACATTTTTTTTAGCATCTCTCCTGCCCCTCCTCTCTGGTTACTTAATAAGGTTACTCAGACAAAGTTACTTTTTCATGTCTTCAGTGGCTAGAGCTTATAGCGCAAGGGCGATAACTGCTCCTATGGATATGGCAAGCCCATATGGGAAATATGCTCCTCTAAGTTTCACAAAGAAATAATAATAAACTGCGATTATACCACCTATCACACCCATAGCAAGAGCTGTATAAAATACAAACTCCACTCCCTTTAATACGCCTATAGCAGTAAGAAGCTTAACATCTCCACCGCCAATGCCTCGTAGCAAAAATGGCACAAGCAAAATTACAAATCCTACTAGTCCTCCAAGCAAAGCATCATAAACACCTGGTAAACCTCCAGTCACTGCTCTGTAGCTAAGACCCAGAACTACTGCAGTAATTGTAATTTTGTTTGGTATCCGTTTTTCTTTAAGATCAAAATATAAAGCTAAAGATAGTACCAACAGCAAAAATATATCTATAATCCCTAGATCGGGAAGTAAGTTCATTTTGGTTTCCTCCTTTATGGAGTTAATTATAATTATCATCAAAGAAGAAAAACTTACCCTACCCTAAAACTTTGAAACAGGCAGGGTAGCATTAAAAATTTCCTTATCTGCTACATATTCGAATAGATTAAGTACACTTTGACCAAGTAAGGTTACTCCACCAACAGCTGCTAAAACTATTAAGCCTAGGATTAGTGCATATTCTGTTAAACCCTGTCCTCCATCATCTATCCATAATCTTCTTAGCTCTCTTTCTACCAAGTTAAGCATATAAATTGTCTCCTTCCCTGGTAGAGAAATTGGCCCCACCCCTTTTATGGGTAGGGCCTGTATTTTGATTAAATTATTCAGGTACCTCTAAACTCTCTTCCACCTCTCCAAATATTCCTTCTAATCCTTCACCAAGCAATAGCAAAGCTCCAATAGCTACTACTGATACAAGAGCAAGAATTAATCCGTATTCAACCATTCCCTGTCCGTCTTCTTCACTCCATAATCTTTTTAGCTGGTTAAGCATCTCCTTGCACCCCCTTCCAAAAATTTAGAATTAATTGCTTGTCCTACCCCGAAAACTCAGGAGACAATTATGTACCTGATTTTACAGGGGTTCTCTTTCAGGACGTCCTAGACATTTTTCGATCCTGAAAAAAGATAAAATTAACCTCTTGAAAATAATTTTGTGCTTTTATGTCTTTTGTTGTCTCTAATTGTAGAATATTTTGATAGCCTGGTCATCTAGCTAAAGCC
The Natranaerofaba carboxydovora genome window above contains:
- a CDS encoding Flp family type IVb pilin yields the protein MLNQLKRLWSEEDGQGMVEYGLILALVSVVAIGALLLLGEGLEGIFGEVEESLEVPE
- a CDS encoding A24 family peptidase translates to MNLLPDLGIIDIFLLLVLSLALYFDLKEKRIPNKITITAVVLGLSYRAVTGGLPGVYDALLGGLVGFVILLVPFLLRGIGGGDVKLLTAIGVLKGVEFVFYTALAMGVIGGIIAVYYYFFVKLRGAYFPYGLAISIGAVIALAL
- a CDS encoding Flp family type IVb pilin; amino-acid sequence: MLNLVERELRRLWIDDGGQGLTEYALILGLIVLAAVGGVTLLGQSVLNLFEYVADKEIFNATLPVSKF